The following proteins come from a genomic window of bacterium:
- a CDS encoding response regulator: MLIAQDLIRPIAKVQKRVLLIDDDRFILHSLGEMLSMKGYQVIKAQSAEEGLQHFERETPPIVMADIMMPDMDGLELLQKIRKINPDAEVIMITAYDRADLAIEAMHLQAADFLSKPIRPQQLFSAIKRAEDRVKNKRKIAQYISRLEQALEDRTQRLLQSEKQAAIGSRVSGIIHNVSTPLAVVSSRAEYLAGKLEDLKNLPQVRQSPALQEEMEKRIAEVHVIVKNAQKIAMIIDTIMTKSYREQYEQLAPLDINQLVTDELDFFQSDLYFKHNIKLSKHLDPNLPKVKMIYSHLSQVLDNLLKNAIEAMYDSLTKNLTIITEQDEQNILIRVQDTGSGIAAKNLKKIFTPHFTTKTYRPAGGKEPLSSGSGLGLSASLSFIQLYGGTILVKSKPNEGSEFTVVIPKNPTPPPGRGEE, translated from the coding sequence ATGCTCATTGCCCAGGATCTCATTCGCCCGATAGCGAAAGTACAGAAAAGAGTTCTCTTGATCGATGACGACCGCTTCATTCTCCATTCTCTCGGTGAAATGCTGTCCATGAAGGGATACCAGGTGATCAAGGCTCAGAGCGCCGAGGAAGGATTACAGCACTTTGAAAGGGAAACTCCCCCGATTGTCATGGCTGATATTATGATGCCTGATATGGATGGATTGGAACTACTGCAAAAAATACGGAAGATTAACCCCGATGCTGAAGTCATTATGATTACTGCCTATGACCGGGCTGATCTGGCCATTGAGGCCATGCACTTGCAGGCTGCGGATTTTCTGTCCAAACCTATCCGTCCCCAGCAGCTTTTCTCCGCAATCAAACGTGCAGAAGACCGGGTCAAAAATAAAAGGAAAATAGCCCAATATATCAGCCGACTTGAACAGGCACTGGAGGACCGGACCCAAAGGCTTCTTCAGTCCGAAAAGCAGGCTGCGATCGGCAGCAGGGTCAGTGGCATTATCCATAATGTTTCTACACCCCTGGCCGTAGTTTCAAGCAGGGCAGAGTATCTTGCCGGCAAGCTTGAGGATCTGAAAAATCTGCCGCAAGTCCGGCAAAGTCCGGCTTTGCAGGAAGAAATGGAAAAGCGGATCGCCGAAGTACATGTCATAGTAAAAAACGCTCAAAAAATTGCCATGATTATTGATACCATCATGACCAAGTCCTACCGGGAACAGTATGAGCAGCTTGCTCCACTGGATATAAATCAGCTCGTTACCGATGAGCTGGACTTTTTCCAGTCCGATTTATACTTCAAGCACAATATCAAGCTCTCGAAGCATCTTGATCCCAATCTTCCCAAAGTTAAAATGATTTACAGTCACCTCTCCCAGGTTTTGGATAACCTGTTGAAAAACGCCATCGAAGCGATGTACGATTCTCTGACCAAAAATTTGACCATCATCACCGAACAGGATGAGCAGAATATCCTGATCAGGGTTCAGGATACCGGATCCGGAATCGCAGCCAAGAACCTGAAAAAAATCTTCACTCCGCATTTCACCACCAAAACCTACCGGCCCGCAGGAGGAAAAGAGCCTCTTTCGAGCGGAAGCGGACTTGGGCTCTCTGCCTCCCTCAGCTTTATTCAATTGTACGGGGGAACAATTCTGGTG
- a CDS encoding sigma 54-interacting transcriptional regulator, whose protein sequence is MTKSLKEKILIIDDETEILNCLSQILGAEGYTVTTTDRGSKGLELITHNPPDLVLLDVKMPDLDGLETLKRIKEYDEDIIVFLMTAYSDIRDAVRAIKGGAHDYFSKPFNIKETKEKLRKALKEKSLREEVLKLRREYYGRSKFPNIITSSPAMLRVFHELEKVAPSDISILITGESGTGKELVARAIHENSPRKSEPFIPVDCAAIPETLFESEVFGHEKGAYTSADQKRNGLFEMAHRGTLFLDEIGNLQPSSQIKLLRAIQEKKIKYIGGKELIDVDVRIIAATNLDLQEAMQKCGFRQELFYRINQFNIHLPPLRERKEDIILLANFFLERSVSKNGATAKSLAPETIEILLQYDWPGNIRELESVIHGASILARDEIRPEHLNYRVKSKTSSWIKLTVDIPVNASLKKVMKTTAEQVERAYIQKTFLKAEYKKYETSKLLGIGLKTLYGKLNKHNLCLKSREPNEKKNEQITFSAGMTLQEAASQVREKLEKWIIIKALREAEGKKYFAAQKLKVDYKTLWLKSKKYKIDNKAIYEEEVPRHFLGVDLCCELGLTEACKAALSAMEKELIQKTIEKTHGHKTEAAKILNIDYKTLYNKILQHDLNQRI, encoded by the coding sequence ATGACAAAAAGTCTAAAAGAGAAAATTCTCATTATCGATGATGAGACAGAGATCCTCAATTGCCTTTCGCAGATACTGGGAGCGGAAGGCTATACGGTAACCACGACTGATCGGGGAAGCAAGGGACTGGAGCTTATTACCCACAATCCTCCCGATCTGGTTCTCCTGGATGTCAAGATGCCCGACCTTGATGGGCTGGAAACCCTGAAGAGAATTAAAGAATACGATGAGGATATTATCGTTTTTCTCATGACCGCTTATTCTGACATCAGAGATGCGGTGAGAGCGATCAAGGGGGGTGCGCATGACTATTTTTCAAAACCGTTCAACATCAAAGAGACGAAGGAAAAACTGAGGAAGGCTCTCAAGGAGAAATCCCTGCGGGAAGAAGTGCTGAAGCTGCGCAGGGAGTATTACGGCCGGTCGAAGTTTCCCAATATTATCACTTCCTCGCCTGCAATGCTCCGGGTCTTCCATGAGCTTGAAAAAGTTGCCCCTTCAGATATTTCCATTCTGATTACCGGCGAGAGCGGTACGGGGAAAGAACTGGTCGCCAGGGCCATACACGAAAACAGCCCGCGAAAATCAGAGCCGTTCATTCCCGTCGACTGCGCAGCCATTCCCGAGACCCTGTTCGAGAGTGAGGTCTTCGGACACGAAAAAGGAGCTTACACCAGTGCGGACCAGAAAAGGAATGGCCTGTTTGAGATGGCCCATCGGGGGACTCTGTTTCTGGATGAGATCGGCAATTTGCAGCCCTCCAGCCAGATCAAGCTTCTGCGAGCGATTCAGGAAAAGAAAATCAAATATATCGGCGGGAAGGAACTGATCGATGTCGATGTCCGGATTATTGCCGCTACCAACCTCGATCTTCAGGAGGCCATGCAAAAGTGCGGCTTCCGTCAAGAGCTTTTTTACCGGATCAACCAGTTCAACATCCACCTTCCTCCTCTGCGGGAGCGGAAAGAGGATATCATCCTCCTGGCCAACTTCTTCCTGGAACGGTCTGTCAGTAAAAATGGCGCCACTGCCAAAAGCCTGGCCCCGGAGACCATAGAAATCCTTCTTCAATACGATTGGCCGGGAAATATCCGCGAACTGGAAAGCGTCATCCACGGAGCTTCCATTCTGGCCAGGGATGAAATCCGGCCCGAACACCTTAACTACCGGGTAAAAAGCAAGACCTCTTCCTGGATAAAGTTAACAGTCGATATTCCGGTTAATGCCTCTCTGAAAAAGGTTATGAAAACCACCGCTGAACAGGTGGAGAGGGCCTATATCCAGAAAACCTTCCTCAAGGCTGAATACAAGAAGTATGAAACCAGCAAACTCCTTGGCATCGGCCTTAAGACACTCTACGGAAAGCTCAACAAGCATAACCTCTGCCTCAAGTCCAGGGAACCGAATGAGAAAAAGAATGAGCAAATCACCTTCTCTGCCGGTATGACCCTCCAGGAGGCAGCCTCCCAGGTCAGGGAAAAACTGGAAAAATGGATCATCATCAAAGCCCTCCGTGAGGCAGAGGGGAAAAAATATTTCGCTGCCCAAAAACTGAAGGTCGATTATAAGACCCTGTGGCTGAAGTCCAAAAAGTATAAGATTGATAATAAGGCTATTTATGAGGAAGAAGTCCCCCGTCACTTTCTGGGTGTGGACCTGTGCTGTGAGCTCGGCCTGACTGAAGCCTGTAAGGCTGCCTTATCAGCCATGGAAAAAGAATTGATCCAGAAAACCATTGAAAAAACCCACGGCCATAAAACCGAAGCCGCGAAGATCCTGAACATCGATTATAAAACGTTATATAACAAGATCCTGCAGCATGACCTGAATCAAAGGATCTAA